In Nostoc sphaeroides, the genomic window AGAAATTGGGTACTCTCTGCTTTAGCCTTCTCCCAATTTTCAGCCGCTACCAACTGCTCAATATTCTGTAGTTTTAGCAGGCGTTGACGTTGGGAAAGATTTTTGAGAATCTCTCGTTGCTTGGCAATGTTAGCAGTAGATAACCTTTGCCATTCTTTATAAGCTACCTGTAAATCTTCTTGTTGGGCGTAGGCAAATCCCCGCAAATAAGCAGCTTGTTCTCCAGGTATAGCTTCTAGGTAAGTTAGTGCGATCGCCCATGCTTGAGTTTTAATTGCCACAAGTGCTAACCGGATTTGGCAGGATGTAGAGTTAGGCAAGAGCAATTTAGCATTTTTATAAAAAGATGCAGCCGCCTTAAAATCACCCGCTTTTTCTGCTGCTAGTCCTTGGCGAAACTTTTCTCTTCCTTTAAGTGTTTGTTGTAGTTTTTGGAGTAAATCAATTCCGTCAGAGCGAGAAAAGTTAGTCAGAGCATTTTTTAAAAGTGCGATCGCTCCCTGTAATCTTCCTTCACTTTCAGCTTGTTGCACCTTTTCAAAAGCAGCATCATAAATTTCTTCTTGTTGGACTTGAGCAACACTTGCAGCGATCGCCTGTCGTAGAGACTCCGTAGAATAAAGCTTTTCAGCCTCTCGGTAAACTGCGATCGCATTTTTATAAAACCGATTTTCTGCCTGAGACTGTGCCTTTGTCACTAAACTTAAGAACTGCTGTCGCCGTTGCAATTCTTTTTGGCACTGTTTGATTACCCGCGATATGCGATCGTCGTGGATAATTTTGGTACAGCGTTGATAAATTGCGATCGCATTTGTAAGTGCTTGCGTTTCTAAAGGATCGCCCGTATCTTGTTTGAGAAAGGTTTTGGCATTAGCAGCTAGTTTATCTACTTGCGCCACTTGATAGCGCCACTGCTTTAGTTGCTGAGTAAGATTGTCTAACAGTTTACCCAGTAGCAATTGACAAATCAAACGCTCCCAAAAACCTGGTTTTTTAGACCAGACAGCGAGAGCTTTTTCTGCAATAATTACTGCTTCTCGCAGATGTTTTTTTTGGGCTAATTGTAATGCTTTTTCGCTGGCTTTTTTAGTCTGTGGTGCTTGCTTCCAGGCATCAATAATACCCACTCCCAGCAAAGTTTTAGTTAAAGCGTTGAAACTATCAAGAATGCTCATCAATTGCGCTCCTTGCAGTTGGGGATTTTTAACACCTCCCCTACATCTATATAGTCCTCCCGTCCTTTGAGTCGGGGATTAGCTTTAACCATTACTTGCCAAGAGGTTCCCTCACCACAAAATTGTTGAGCGATTCGCGCTGATGTGATCTCCCGATTTGACAGTATAGGTAATTGGTTTTGGGGGTTCCTTAGCTGTCACAGGGGCATGATTAACTTGATTGGGAGAAGAGACAGGTGGTAACTGTGGTTGCAGGAAGATAAAACTGCCTATTACACCCAACCCAATCCCGATAATGAGCAGCAGTAAAGCAACTCCTAGTTGCCATTTGGTAATTTTTAATTGTCGCAGAGGGTTTTGCACCTGCGGTAATTCTTTGAGCATCCGAATTACAGAAAGATCGGTATCACAGTTAGGACAAGTGTCACCTTCAATTTCTTGGTAATCACACACAGGACAGTTCAGCTTAATCTTCATCGCATTAGTCCTGTGACAATGCTGTTGCTGGGTAACTCCTGATTTAGCCAACGTTGGATATCTGGTTGCAATTCACTCCACAAGCGATTGGCTTCTTGTTGCTCATCACTTTTCATAGCTGCAAGCATCCGAGAAAGTTTGTCAGACATGGCATTTGCTTGAGTCGGTGCAACCGCGTGGGCTTGACGGATTGCTAAAAGAGAAGCTTCAATGATATGGACTTCATTAGGTAGATTGTCAAGTTCTCGTCTTGCATCTTCACTCTTAGACTCCATCTTAGAGAGGTTATTGGTGTTGATGGCATCTTGCAATTCTTGACTCAGCTTTTGCAATCGTTCCTGCTGTGCTTGGGGAATTATCGAGCCGCAAAGTTTAACTACGCGATCGCATTCATTGACAAGACACTCTGCTTCTAGGCGTTCCTTAGACATGGATACCTGAAATTTTTTCAAGTTTGCAATAGCGTCATCGCGTAAATAGCCGCGTTCTTCTCCCGTATCCGGATCGATAATTTTGTTGGTTGACTCCACCACTGGTAATGCTAACTTCAGCGCTTCTTCCACACCGAGAGGAGTTAGGTTTTGGTTATTGAGTTCTGCGATCGTTTCCTCTAATTCTTTATATATTTTCTCGTCTGAACGTCCCCGCGAAAAGGTGCAACTCACTCTCTCTGAAGGGTCACTTTTTAATGTGGCAGTCATTTTTAGCCCACTATGTTTTTCATCTAACTCCAACTTGACTAAGACTTCCGTCCCGCGTGGATAGGATTGATTTAAACCCAACCAAATATCCCCAATACTGTCATCTTCATATATTCCATCCAAATCTTGCCTTACTTGATCGGGGCTGAAAAATTGAAAGTGAATCAACCGTTGTCCATCAGCAGCAGTTTTAAAAGTAAAAGTGTGGGATTCGGTCAGTGGTAAGATATCACCCCTCTGAATTACTTTCTCTTTGCCATCCACCAGCTTGATAAAATAATCACGAGAGACTGTTGTGACTTTCTCTGTTAATCCAGCCGCGACAATTGCTGCACCCTCCGCCACCGCATACATCGGACGGGGATGTACCACTACTTTATCTGCTCCAAAAGCTTCTCTGACTTTGCGTTGGACTACAGGAATCTGGCAAGAACCGCCAACTAATAACACTACATCTACCATCTCTAAGTGATATTCAGCATCTTTTACTGCTTGGCGGCAAATTTGAATCGATCGCTCTACCAAATCAGAAATTAGTTCCTCAAATTGCTTGCGGGTGATTTCTACTTCAATGGGAATAGCAATACCCAGTTCATCTAATAATTGAGTCGCAGGAGCAATGCAAGATACTGTAGCAGTGCTTAGTTCAACTTTGGCGCGTTCTACTGCTAACTTCAAATCGGCATTAAATCGCACCCGTTGATAGTGGGGCATTTTGGCAATCAAGCCATCAATATCAGTAATTCTTTCTTGCTGGGCAAATTGCTGTTTAACAAATTTGATAATCCGAGAATCAATGTCATCGCCTCCCAGCCATAAATCTCCAGCTTTTCCCAATTCAATAAATGAAGTTCCTGCTGCTTGAATCACCGAAGCATCAAAAGTACCACCACCAAAATCAAAGACTAAAATCGTTTTAAAATCTTCCCCAGTTGGAGAAAAGCCGTAAGATATGGCCGCGGCTGTGGGTTCCGGTAGCAGTTCTAAGGGAGTGATTCCAGCTTTGAGTGCAGCTGTGCGGGTAGAATGGCGTTGTTTATCGTTGAAGTAAGCAGGAATGGTAATTACTGCTTGATCTATGACTTCGCCTGTTTTACCAATTCCTTGGCGATAAGCTTGGGCATTTTGCACAACTTTTTTGAGAATTTCAGCAGAAATATCCTCTGGCTGATATTCTTTACCTCCTAGCCACACTGCAATACCGTTGTCTGTTCCTTGACTCGGTTCAGCAATTTTGTAACCAAATTCCGACTTTTGTTTTTGTACGGCTGGATCGCCAAAACCTCTACCTATTAGGCGCTTGATGGAAACAACCACGTTTTCAGGATTAGCCCTGAGTTGGTTATAAGCTGGATCTCCTACCAAAAATTTATTTTGCTCACAAGCAACAACCGATCGCGTCAGTTTCCTATCTGGGGGAGTGTTATCGTTAGCTGTCACCACTTCCACTTCTGCTAACTTAAAAGCGGCGACAGAATTAGTCGTCCCTAAATCAATGCCAATTGCTTTGCCCATTACCGATCGCTACCTGGGTATTGTGTAAATTATTTCTGATGTATTTGAGACTCACTGCCACATCGAACCTAAATTTCTAAGGCAGCAGCCAGTACCTATCCAAAGATTACAAATACAAATAGCAAATGCTACAGAAAATCTACGTAAATATCACGGGATAATAAAATGCAGAAGGCAAAATAATTTTTAACTTTCTGCACTTTGACTCTCTCAGGACTTACGCAAAATACCTCTCAAACTCTCATTTCTCCGTGCCCTCTGCGGCTCTGTGGTTCGATTTAAGTCCTATCTCCATGAAAATCTCACGAATTATTGAGTTTGAAGAAAACGCCACCTTTGAGCGATCGCGTATCAGTTCCATAACTGCTAACTGTGAGCGATCGCAGATTATCAAAAAACGGTTTCCCTAAAACTTCCACTAGTTTGAGAATCGGTACTTGACGCTCTAACAAATTCTGGCTTTTTGTCCAGTCAAGATATATATAGCCTTGATTTGGTTGGTGAATCGCAGCAATACTATCTTTGAAATTGGGATTGTCAATTAAAGAATTATCCTTAGTTGTGAGAATTTCATCCATCGTTTCTAAGTCAGAGGTGAAAATTTCGTAATTTCCTAAAGTTGTATGCAATCCTCGTACTTTTGTTTCAATCTTGAAAGATGTTCCCTCTTTAACATCGCTTTTTTTTGTAGCCGTAGTTAACTCTGTCCAAGCAGAGATTTTTTGCTTGGACAGAGTTAGGGAATTAATACTGAGTCCATTTGATGAAGCGATCGCATCTAATCGAGCAACACCTTTTTCCACACTCTCGGATTTTTCCACCGCAAAAATCCAATGAGGGGTTGTTTGCTCTTTCCCAGGTAACAATGCGATCGCATATTCTCCTTGTACCCAGCTAAAAATATCCTCTGGTAAGTTTATACCCCAGCTTTTTTGAACATCCACCAAAGGTTTTGCTAACCGAGAAACTACATCTTCCTCAGAACCATATATAGTAGCTGTGGCTTGTCTCCAGAGTTTAGCTAAATCACTGTTACCCAAATTACTTAAATTTGAGCCAGAAATTGCCAAACCTGCCGACGCTGGAACATATTGCAATGCTCCTACAGGTTTAGATAGTGGTGCAGATGGAGAAACAATTTCCGATGAAGTTAAAAAGCTGGTTTCTGCTAGCAAACCTTTAGGATTCAACGCCAGAGAAATAATTTCGCTGTCGTAGGTTTGTTCTGGCAATTCTAAACCTTGCCATTTTGCCACGATGGGAAGATTCAAGAAAGCTACAGCTAAACCCCCTTTGGGAAGTTGTTTTGTTGCTTTTTGGTATTCGGGGGAGCTAGTCAAATTCAGATCGGGCGCTTGGACATTATTGATGGCATCTCGCAACACTTTCGGATCGTTGGCAAACAACACAAAGCCTTCACCGACAACCGCACCAGCAAGCAAATCCTGCTCTGGTTGAGAATTGTCAGAAATTAGCTTTACACCTTTGTATTGTTCAACAGCTAAGTTTGCCCCACCTAACGCCCGTTTGGAAAATAACAACTCAACAAACTCACGGCTTTTCTGGGGTTGCTTGGTTGCTAGTGCCAATAGATACCCTGGCTGCTGTCCGTTTTCTAGATCGCGATCAATATCTAAGGTGGTGATAGCTAAGGTAATTTCGTCCCCTAACCAGGGTTGAACGTCTTCTTTGTAATCTATGCCACTTTTGGCGAATAAACTGGTTTTGAGTTTAGATAGTTCTCCTTCACCCTCCAACGCCTGCAACCGATCAGGATTCGTCAGCAATGAAACCATTACAGGGGACAGTTTCGACACGAATATGGCTGCATTAGGCTGAGAGGTAGAAGCGATGAGGTTAGCCGGACTTTTGGCGAAAAACCAGTAAAAACTAGCGATCGCAATTACTAGCAGTGCGATCGCACCTGCTACGATAAAACCAATAAATGAGCGTTGTCTATTCACATTTAACCTTTAAAAAGACGGTTTACAGCCATTTAAGCAGAAAGCTTACCAGGATTTATCAGCCTTCTTGAGAATGGATACTCATGCAAAGGCAGAGATTTTCTGTCACCATAAATAGGATTAGGACTGTTTATAGGGAATTCTTTTAGTTAACCCATGAACCAGATTAGTGTACAAGAACTGGCACAACGTCTTTCTTCTGGTGATGTAAGTATTCAGCTAGTAGATGTACGCGAACCACAAGAATTGGAAATTGCTAGCATTGAGGGCTTTGTCAACCTACCCTTAAGCCAATTTGCCGAATGGGGAGATCAAGTCCCTAGCCTCTTCAATCCCCAAGCTGAAACCCTTGTACTATGCCACCACGGTATCCGCTCTGCCCAGATGTGCCAGTGGTTAATTGCTCAAGGTTTTACAAATGTGCAAAATATTTCGGGTGGTATTGATGCTTATTCCGTCTTAGTAGACCATTCAATTCCCCAGTACTAACTTGTGTCTAGGTGCATTACTTAGATGGAAGAATAAATAACTTCCATCTAGCTTTTGCTATGCTAAAAATAGCAGTAAATAAACTTAGGGGCTTGCCAGGAAAGCTTATAACTTTCTCCACTGGCTAGATATTTACGAAATTTTTCGACCCCAATCTTAGCTGCGATCGCCGCAAAAATACGTATACAATAATACTTTTATAAGTGTAGAATTATGCAAAAATAAGCTATAAAAAGATGTTGTAAATTCAAACTCTCAGCTTTTGCTCCAAAGATCCATTAAAAGAATGGTCTAGATGAACCTTAAGATTAGCGATCGCAATATAATTGTATAATTTGTTATCTTAATAAATTATTAATATTCTTAGTTTTCAATCAAATCCAGAAATTTTTCCAGACTTTGATTAAAATTTGCCGCCAAGCATTACATACCCTATGGAAGTCCAGTTAACAAATCGACAACAGCATATACTTTGGGCAACGGTACGTCACTACATTGCTACAGCAGAGCCTGTTGGTTCAAAAGCTTTGGTCGATGAGTACAACCTGGGTGTAAGTTCAGCCACAATTCGTAATGTGATGGGCGTTTTAGAAAAATCCGGCTTACTCTACCAACCACACGCCTCTGCTGGACGTGTCCCTTCAGATTCAGGATATCGCATTTATGTTGACCAGCTAATTACACCGTCTCTGCGAGACGCTGCGCGAACGGAAAGTTTAGGACGAGAAGTAGAGGTAGCACTACAAAAGCGCCTCCAGTGGGAAGATTGGAGTTTAGAAACCCTACTGCAAGGAGCCGCACAAATTTTAGCAACCTTAAGTGGTTGCATTAGCTTGATTACTATGCCGCAAACTACCACAGCACTATTGCGACATCTGCAACTAGTGCAAATCGAAGCGGGGCGGATCATGTTAATTGTTGTTA contains:
- a CDS encoding DUF3352 domain-containing protein, whose product is MNRQRSFIGFIVAGAIALLVIAIASFYWFFAKSPANLIASTSQPNAAIFVSKLSPVMVSLLTNPDRLQALEGEGELSKLKTSLFAKSGIDYKEDVQPWLGDEITLAITTLDIDRDLENGQQPGYLLALATKQPQKSREFVELLFSKRALGGANLAVEQYKGVKLISDNSQPEQDLLAGAVVGEGFVLFANDPKVLRDAINNVQAPDLNLTSSPEYQKATKQLPKGGLAVAFLNLPIVAKWQGLELPEQTYDSEIISLALNPKGLLAETSFLTSSEIVSPSAPLSKPVGALQYVPASAGLAISGSNLSNLGNSDLAKLWRQATATIYGSEEDVVSRLAKPLVDVQKSWGINLPEDIFSWVQGEYAIALLPGKEQTTPHWIFAVEKSESVEKGVARLDAIASSNGLSINSLTLSKQKISAWTELTTATKKSDVKEGTSFKIETKVRGLHTTLGNYEIFTSDLETMDEILTTKDNSLIDNPNFKDSIAAIHQPNQGYIYLDWTKSQNLLERQVPILKLVEVLGKPFFDNLRSLTVSSYGTDTRSLKGGVFFKLNNS
- a CDS encoding Hsp70 family protein, translating into MGKAIGIDLGTTNSVAAFKLAEVEVVTANDNTPPDRKLTRSVVACEQNKFLVGDPAYNQLRANPENVVVSIKRLIGRGFGDPAVQKQKSEFGYKIAEPSQGTDNGIAVWLGGKEYQPEDISAEILKKVVQNAQAYRQGIGKTGEVIDQAVITIPAYFNDKQRHSTRTAALKAGITPLELLPEPTAAAISYGFSPTGEDFKTILVFDFGGGTFDASVIQAAGTSFIELGKAGDLWLGGDDIDSRIIKFVKQQFAQQERITDIDGLIAKMPHYQRVRFNADLKLAVERAKVELSTATVSCIAPATQLLDELGIAIPIEVEITRKQFEELISDLVERSIQICRQAVKDAEYHLEMVDVVLLVGGSCQIPVVQRKVREAFGADKVVVHPRPMYAVAEGAAIVAAGLTEKVTTVSRDYFIKLVDGKEKVIQRGDILPLTESHTFTFKTAADGQRLIHFQFFSPDQVRQDLDGIYEDDSIGDIWLGLNQSYPRGTEVLVKLELDEKHSGLKMTATLKSDPSERVSCTFSRGRSDEKIYKELEETIAELNNQNLTPLGVEEALKLALPVVESTNKIIDPDTGEERGYLRDDAIANLKKFQVSMSKERLEAECLVNECDRVVKLCGSIIPQAQQERLQKLSQELQDAINTNNLSKMESKSEDARRELDNLPNEVHIIEASLLAIRQAHAVAPTQANAMSDKLSRMLAAMKSDEQQEANRLWSELQPDIQRWLNQELPSNSIVTGLMR
- a CDS encoding rhodanese-like domain-containing protein; the protein is MNQISVQELAQRLSSGDVSIQLVDVREPQELEIASIEGFVNLPLSQFAEWGDQVPSLFNPQAETLVLCHHGIRSAQMCQWLIAQGFTNVQNISGGIDAYSVLVDHSIPQY